A window of the Zeugodacus cucurbitae isolate PBARC_wt_2022May chromosome 2, idZeuCucr1.2, whole genome shotgun sequence genome harbors these coding sequences:
- the LOC105218530 gene encoding phosphoribosyl pyrophosphate synthase-associated protein 2 isoform X2 produces MLLNRNKLGSVRPPKRCRSEMDTSSASDIVLIHGNSHPDLANKVAERMGIKSGGCSVFHKTNRETMVEIGDSVRGKDIYIIQTGTKDANNNIMELLIMAYACRTSSARSIVGVIPYLPYSKQCKMRKRGCIVSKLLAKMLCTSGLTHIITMDLHQKEIQGFFDIPVDNLRASPFLLQYIQESIPDYRNSVIVARNPNSAKKATSYAERLRLAIAVIHGEQKEAESDEVDGRYSPPPVSDLIGNTVEMCSCSPSNSRARTISVSVGVPEHPPKVKPPLTIVGDVKGRIAIMVDDLIDDVQAFVDAASLLKENGACKVYLLATHGLLSSDAPRLIEESSIDEVVVTNTIPHEIQKLQCHKIKTIDISILIAEAIRRIHNKESMSYLFRNVTLED; encoded by the exons ATGCTACTCAACCGAAACAA ATTGGGCAGCGTGCGTCCACCAAAGCGTTGCAGAAGCGAAATGGATACGTCATCCGCTTCGGATATTGTGCTGATCCATGGCAACTCACATCCAGATCTCGCCAACAAAGTGGCCGAGCGCATGGGCATAAAGAGCGGCGGTTGCTCCGTCTTTCACAAAACCAATCGCGAGACGATGGTGGAAATCGGCGATTCGGTACGCGGCAAAGACATCTACATCATACAAACGGGCACCAA AGATGCCAATAACAACATCATGGAGTTGCTCATAATGGCGTACGCTTGCCGGACATCTTCGGCGCGTTCCATAGTTGGCGTTATTCCATACCTACCCTATTCGAAGCAATGTAAAATGCGTAAACGCGGTTGCATCGTGTCGAAGTTGTTGGCGAAG ATGCTGTGCACCTCCGGCTTAACGCATATAATCACAATGGATTTGCATCAAAAAGAGATACAAGGATTTTTCGATATACCAGTTGATAATTTGCGCGCTTCACCATTTCTGTTGCAATATATACAGGAGAGT ATCCCTGACTACCGCAATTCGGTGATTGTGGCGCGTAATCCCAACAGCGCCAAGAAGGCGACATCGTACGCCGAACGCTTGCGACTCGCCATCGCAGTCATACACGGCGAACAGAAGGAGGCCGAAAGTGACGAGGTCGACGGGCGCTATTCACCGCCGCCAGTGAG CGATTTGATAGGAAATACAGTTGAAATGTGCTCCTGTTCTCCTAG CAACAGCCGTGCGCGCACGATCAGCGTGTCGGTGGGCGTGCCGGAGCACCCACCGAAGGTCAAACCGCCACTAACCATTGTCGGTGATGTCAAGGGACGCATAGCGATTATGGTG GACGATCTAATCGACGATGTGCAGGCTTTCGTTGATGCAGCATCGTTGCTGAAGGAGAACGGCGCATGCAAAGTTTACTTATTGGCTACACACGGTCTGCTCAGCTCAGATGCACCCAGACTGATCGAGGAGTCCTCCATCGATGAG GTTGTTGTTACCAATACCATTCCACACGAGATTCAAAAGCTGCAGTGTCATAAGATCAAAACCATTGACATTTCCATACTGATTGCCGAGGCTATACGTCGCATACACAATAAGGAGTCCATGTCATATCTCTTCCGCAATGTAACGCTGGAGGATTAA
- the LOC105218530 gene encoding phosphoribosyl pyrophosphate synthase-associated protein 2 isoform X4: protein MLLNRNKLGSVRPPKRCRSEMDTSSASDIVLIHGNSHPDLANKVAERMGIKSGGCSVFHKTNRETMVEIGDSVRGKDIYIIQTGTKDANNNIMELLIMAYACRTSSARSIVGVIPYLPYSKQCKMRKRGCIVSKLLAKMLCTSGLTHIITMDLHQKEIQGFFDIPVDNLRASPFLLQYIQESIPDYRNSVIVARNPNSAKKATSYAERLRLAIAVIHGEQKEAESDEVDGRYSPPPVSNSRARTISVSVGVPEHPPKVKPPLTIVGDVKGRIAIMVDDLIDDVQAFVDAASLLKENGACKVYLLATHGLLSSDAPRLIEESSIDEVVVTNTIPHEIQKLQCHKIKTIDISILIAEAIRRIHNKESMSYLFRNVTLED, encoded by the exons ATGCTACTCAACCGAAACAA ATTGGGCAGCGTGCGTCCACCAAAGCGTTGCAGAAGCGAAATGGATACGTCATCCGCTTCGGATATTGTGCTGATCCATGGCAACTCACATCCAGATCTCGCCAACAAAGTGGCCGAGCGCATGGGCATAAAGAGCGGCGGTTGCTCCGTCTTTCACAAAACCAATCGCGAGACGATGGTGGAAATCGGCGATTCGGTACGCGGCAAAGACATCTACATCATACAAACGGGCACCAA AGATGCCAATAACAACATCATGGAGTTGCTCATAATGGCGTACGCTTGCCGGACATCTTCGGCGCGTTCCATAGTTGGCGTTATTCCATACCTACCCTATTCGAAGCAATGTAAAATGCGTAAACGCGGTTGCATCGTGTCGAAGTTGTTGGCGAAG ATGCTGTGCACCTCCGGCTTAACGCATATAATCACAATGGATTTGCATCAAAAAGAGATACAAGGATTTTTCGATATACCAGTTGATAATTTGCGCGCTTCACCATTTCTGTTGCAATATATACAGGAGAGT ATCCCTGACTACCGCAATTCGGTGATTGTGGCGCGTAATCCCAACAGCGCCAAGAAGGCGACATCGTACGCCGAACGCTTGCGACTCGCCATCGCAGTCATACACGGCGAACAGAAGGAGGCCGAAAGTGACGAGGTCGACGGGCGCTATTCACCGCCGCCAGTGAG CAACAGCCGTGCGCGCACGATCAGCGTGTCGGTGGGCGTGCCGGAGCACCCACCGAAGGTCAAACCGCCACTAACCATTGTCGGTGATGTCAAGGGACGCATAGCGATTATGGTG GACGATCTAATCGACGATGTGCAGGCTTTCGTTGATGCAGCATCGTTGCTGAAGGAGAACGGCGCATGCAAAGTTTACTTATTGGCTACACACGGTCTGCTCAGCTCAGATGCACCCAGACTGATCGAGGAGTCCTCCATCGATGAG GTTGTTGTTACCAATACCATTCCACACGAGATTCAAAAGCTGCAGTGTCATAAGATCAAAACCATTGACATTTCCATACTGATTGCCGAGGCTATACGTCGCATACACAATAAGGAGTCCATGTCATATCTCTTCCGCAATGTAACGCTGGAGGATTAA
- the LOC105218530 gene encoding phosphoribosyl pyrophosphate synthase-associated protein 2 isoform X1 yields the protein MLLNRNKLGSVRPPKRCRSEMDTSSASDIVLIHGNSHPDLANKVAERMGIKSGGCSVFHKTNRETMVEIGDSVRGKDIYIIQTGTKDANNNIMELLIMAYACRTSSARSIVGVIPYLPYSKQCKMRKRGCIVSKLLAKMLCTSGLTHIITMDLHQKEIQGFFDIPVDNLRASPFLLQYIQESIPDYRNSVIVARNPNSAKKATSYAERLRLAIAVIHGEQKEAESDEVDGRYSPPPVSTYSDLIGNTVEMCSCSPSNSRARTISVSVGVPEHPPKVKPPLTIVGDVKGRIAIMVDDLIDDVQAFVDAASLLKENGACKVYLLATHGLLSSDAPRLIEESSIDEVVVTNTIPHEIQKLQCHKIKTIDISILIAEAIRRIHNKESMSYLFRNVTLED from the exons ATGCTACTCAACCGAAACAA ATTGGGCAGCGTGCGTCCACCAAAGCGTTGCAGAAGCGAAATGGATACGTCATCCGCTTCGGATATTGTGCTGATCCATGGCAACTCACATCCAGATCTCGCCAACAAAGTGGCCGAGCGCATGGGCATAAAGAGCGGCGGTTGCTCCGTCTTTCACAAAACCAATCGCGAGACGATGGTGGAAATCGGCGATTCGGTACGCGGCAAAGACATCTACATCATACAAACGGGCACCAA AGATGCCAATAACAACATCATGGAGTTGCTCATAATGGCGTACGCTTGCCGGACATCTTCGGCGCGTTCCATAGTTGGCGTTATTCCATACCTACCCTATTCGAAGCAATGTAAAATGCGTAAACGCGGTTGCATCGTGTCGAAGTTGTTGGCGAAG ATGCTGTGCACCTCCGGCTTAACGCATATAATCACAATGGATTTGCATCAAAAAGAGATACAAGGATTTTTCGATATACCAGTTGATAATTTGCGCGCTTCACCATTTCTGTTGCAATATATACAGGAGAGT ATCCCTGACTACCGCAATTCGGTGATTGTGGCGCGTAATCCCAACAGCGCCAAGAAGGCGACATCGTACGCCGAACGCTTGCGACTCGCCATCGCAGTCATACACGGCGAACAGAAGGAGGCCGAAAGTGACGAGGTCGACGGGCGCTATTCACCGCCGCCAGTGAG TACATATAGCGATTTGATAGGAAATACAGTTGAAATGTGCTCCTGTTCTCCTAG CAACAGCCGTGCGCGCACGATCAGCGTGTCGGTGGGCGTGCCGGAGCACCCACCGAAGGTCAAACCGCCACTAACCATTGTCGGTGATGTCAAGGGACGCATAGCGATTATGGTG GACGATCTAATCGACGATGTGCAGGCTTTCGTTGATGCAGCATCGTTGCTGAAGGAGAACGGCGCATGCAAAGTTTACTTATTGGCTACACACGGTCTGCTCAGCTCAGATGCACCCAGACTGATCGAGGAGTCCTCCATCGATGAG GTTGTTGTTACCAATACCATTCCACACGAGATTCAAAAGCTGCAGTGTCATAAGATCAAAACCATTGACATTTCCATACTGATTGCCGAGGCTATACGTCGCATACACAATAAGGAGTCCATGTCATATCTCTTCCGCAATGTAACGCTGGAGGATTAA
- the LOC105218530 gene encoding phosphoribosyl pyrophosphate synthase-associated protein 2 isoform X3, giving the protein MNRLGSVRPPKRCRSEMDTSSASDIVLIHGNSHPDLANKVAERMGIKSGGCSVFHKTNRETMVEIGDSVRGKDIYIIQTGTKDANNNIMELLIMAYACRTSSARSIVGVIPYLPYSKQCKMRKRGCIVSKLLAKMLCTSGLTHIITMDLHQKEIQGFFDIPVDNLRASPFLLQYIQESIPDYRNSVIVARNPNSAKKATSYAERLRLAIAVIHGEQKEAESDEVDGRYSPPPVSTYSDLIGNTVEMCSCSPSNSRARTISVSVGVPEHPPKVKPPLTIVGDVKGRIAIMVDDLIDDVQAFVDAASLLKENGACKVYLLATHGLLSSDAPRLIEESSIDEVVVTNTIPHEIQKLQCHKIKTIDISILIAEAIRRIHNKESMSYLFRNVTLED; this is encoded by the exons ATGAATAG ATTGGGCAGCGTGCGTCCACCAAAGCGTTGCAGAAGCGAAATGGATACGTCATCCGCTTCGGATATTGTGCTGATCCATGGCAACTCACATCCAGATCTCGCCAACAAAGTGGCCGAGCGCATGGGCATAAAGAGCGGCGGTTGCTCCGTCTTTCACAAAACCAATCGCGAGACGATGGTGGAAATCGGCGATTCGGTACGCGGCAAAGACATCTACATCATACAAACGGGCACCAA AGATGCCAATAACAACATCATGGAGTTGCTCATAATGGCGTACGCTTGCCGGACATCTTCGGCGCGTTCCATAGTTGGCGTTATTCCATACCTACCCTATTCGAAGCAATGTAAAATGCGTAAACGCGGTTGCATCGTGTCGAAGTTGTTGGCGAAG ATGCTGTGCACCTCCGGCTTAACGCATATAATCACAATGGATTTGCATCAAAAAGAGATACAAGGATTTTTCGATATACCAGTTGATAATTTGCGCGCTTCACCATTTCTGTTGCAATATATACAGGAGAGT ATCCCTGACTACCGCAATTCGGTGATTGTGGCGCGTAATCCCAACAGCGCCAAGAAGGCGACATCGTACGCCGAACGCTTGCGACTCGCCATCGCAGTCATACACGGCGAACAGAAGGAGGCCGAAAGTGACGAGGTCGACGGGCGCTATTCACCGCCGCCAGTGAG TACATATAGCGATTTGATAGGAAATACAGTTGAAATGTGCTCCTGTTCTCCTAG CAACAGCCGTGCGCGCACGATCAGCGTGTCGGTGGGCGTGCCGGAGCACCCACCGAAGGTCAAACCGCCACTAACCATTGTCGGTGATGTCAAGGGACGCATAGCGATTATGGTG GACGATCTAATCGACGATGTGCAGGCTTTCGTTGATGCAGCATCGTTGCTGAAGGAGAACGGCGCATGCAAAGTTTACTTATTGGCTACACACGGTCTGCTCAGCTCAGATGCACCCAGACTGATCGAGGAGTCCTCCATCGATGAG GTTGTTGTTACCAATACCATTCCACACGAGATTCAAAAGCTGCAGTGTCATAAGATCAAAACCATTGACATTTCCATACTGATTGCCGAGGCTATACGTCGCATACACAATAAGGAGTCCATGTCATATCTCTTCCGCAATGTAACGCTGGAGGATTAA
- the LOC105218563 gene encoding cytosolic carboxypeptidase 6 isoform X2 — protein sequence MMFGMACDPLKHTSMYERMNEDSEDSDGEGGLGNVSRVIIRPPGQSGKAKRGHLCFDAAFETGNLGKADLIGDFEYDLFLRPDTCNPRFRFWFNFTVDNVKQDQRVLFNIVNISNPRNLFNSSLVPLVKSSSRPKWQRLPKKNVFYYRSLLHQNHYVLSFAFSFDKEDDVYQFAVAPPYSYSRLQSYLNVIDARQTEQRFVRSVLTKSVQNRNLDLLTIDHVTAKLKASRLDRGFIRVIVILCRVHPGDAPASFMCQGFIEFITGNHPIAVLLRDNFVFKIVPMVNPDGVFLGNNRCNLIGQDLNRTWHVATEFSHPTLYAIRNMLKELDNSDIYQIDFVIDLHANPSLHGCFIYGNTYEDVYRHERHLVFPRLFAANAPDYVAENTMYNADEKKVGCARRYFCERLSDTVNAYTVEVSMSGHYLKDGKTVALYNEDGYYRCGRNLARTFLHYYRFINVLPTPVVTEARLRRRNRPRTHHSRSRSRTRYEVKPRPKTTRCYAPIAYTNLSIHYDSGGSSDEGGFSPTRPIAPGSSLFSGYRNYRRMHGSSAVTHDQYALLALKSTKHDHLGDFGGAGRAHAYQPTRAATAEKSSKSVTFEQPLNVPPKPYLSIIDLNQLTRGSLDRKSSSFDADHR from the exons atGATGTTCGGCATGGCCTGCGATCCTCTGAAGCATACAAGCATGTATGAGCGCATGAACGAGG ACAGCGAGGATAGCGATGGCGAGGGTGGTCTGGGCAATGTCTCACGCGTGATCATACGTCCACCGGGGCAGAGTGGCAAGGCCAAGCGCGGGCATCTTTGTTTCGATGCTGCCTTCGAGACGGGCAATCTGGGCAAAGCCGATCTCATTGGCGACTTTGAATACGACTTATTTTTACGGCCAGACACTTGTAATCCACGCTTTCGTTTCTGGTTCAATTTCACGGTGGACAATGTGAAGCAAGATCAGCGCGTACTCTTCAATATCGTCAACATAAGTAATCCGcgaaatttattcaattcttcGCTAGTGCCGTTGGTAAAGTCTTCGAGTCGTCCCAAGTGGCAACGCTTGCCGAAGAAGAATGTTTTCTACTATCGCTCGTTGTTGCATCAAAATCATTATGTGCTGAGTTTTGCATTCTCCTTCGATAAGGAAGATGACGTCTATCAATTTGCAGTTGCACCGCCTTACAGTTACTCGCGACTGCAATCGTATTTGAATGTGATTGATGCACGACAGACGGAGCAGCGATTCGTACGCAGTGTGCTGACGAAGAGTGTG CAAAATCGAAATCTCGACCTGCTCACCATCGATCACGTTACCGCCAAATTGAAGGCGTCTCGACTAGACCGCGGTTTCATACGCGTCATTGTGATTTTGTGCCGCGTACATCCCGGTGATGCGCCGGCCTCCTTTATGTGCCAAGGGTTCATTGAGTTTATCACTGGCAATCACCCGATTGCAGTTTTGCTGCGCGACAATTTCGTCTTCAAGATAGTGCCGATGGTAAATCCGGATGGCGTCTTCTTGGGCAACAATCGTTGCAATTTGATTGGACAGGATTTGAATCGCACCTGGCATGTGGCCACTGAGTTTTCACATCCCACTTTGTATGCGATAAGGAATATGCTCAAGGAACTGGACAATTCCGAT ATTTATCAAATTGACTTCGTGATCGACCTACATGCGAATCCCAGTCTGCATGGTTGCTTTATTTACGGCAACACATACGAGGATGTCTATCGACATGAGCGTCATCTGGTGTTTCCGCGTTTGTTCGCCGCCAATGCGCCCGATTACGTCGCCGAGAATACAATGTACAACGCGGACGAGAAGAAAGTTGGTTGCGCGCGCCGTTATTTCTGTGAGCGTCTTAGCGATACGGTTAACGCCTACACCGTGGAGGTCTCCATGAGCGGCCATTACTTAAAGGATGGCAAAACTGTAGCGCTCTACAACGAAGATGGCT ATTACCGTTGCGGTCGTAATTTGGCGCGCACTTTCCTGCACTACTACCGTTTTATCAATGTGCTGCCCACGCCGGTGGTGACTGAGGCGCGCTTACGTCGACGCAATCGTCCGCGCACGCATCACTCACGTTCACGCTCGCGCACACGTTACGAAGTGAAGCCGCGGCCGAAGACAACGCGCTGCTACGCACCCATTGCGTACACGAATCTCTCCATCCACTACGACTCTGGCGGCTCTTCCGACGAGGGCGGCTTCTCACCCACGCGTCCCATAGCGCCGGGCAGCAGTCTCTTCAGTGGCTATCGTAACTATCGACGCATGCACGGCAGCTCGGCGGTGACGCACGATCAATACGCGCTGCTGGCGCTCAAGTCAACGAAACACGATCACCTGGGCGACTTTGGCGGCGCGGGCCGAGCGCATGCCTATCAGCCAACGCGTGCGGCAACGGCTGAGAAGTCAAGCAAATCGGTGACCTTTGAGCAGCCGCTGAATGTGCCACCGAAGCCGTACTTATCCATCATCGATCTCAATCAGCTGACGCGCGGCAGTTTGGACCGCAAGTCGAGCAGCTTCGATGCCGATCATCGTTGA
- the LOC105218563 gene encoding cytosolic carboxypeptidase 6 isoform X1, with translation MGDSDSEDSDGEGGLGNVSRVIIRPPGQSGKAKRGHLCFDAAFETGNLGKADLIGDFEYDLFLRPDTCNPRFRFWFNFTVDNVKQDQRVLFNIVNISNPRNLFNSSLVPLVKSSSRPKWQRLPKKNVFYYRSLLHQNHYVLSFAFSFDKEDDVYQFAVAPPYSYSRLQSYLNVIDARQTEQRFVRSVLTKSVQNRNLDLLTIDHVTAKLKASRLDRGFIRVIVILCRVHPGDAPASFMCQGFIEFITGNHPIAVLLRDNFVFKIVPMVNPDGVFLGNNRCNLIGQDLNRTWHVATEFSHPTLYAIRNMLKELDNSDIYQIDFVIDLHANPSLHGCFIYGNTYEDVYRHERHLVFPRLFAANAPDYVAENTMYNADEKKVGCARRYFCERLSDTVNAYTVEVSMSGHYLKDGKTVALYNEDGYYRCGRNLARTFLHYYRFINVLPTPVVTEARLRRRNRPRTHHSRSRSRTRYEVKPRPKTTRCYAPIAYTNLSIHYDSGGSSDEGGFSPTRPIAPGSSLFSGYRNYRRMHGSSAVTHDQYALLALKSTKHDHLGDFGGAGRAHAYQPTRAATAEKSSKSVTFEQPLNVPPKPYLSIIDLNQLTRGSLDRKSSSFDADHR, from the exons ATGGGTGACTCAG ACAGCGAGGATAGCGATGGCGAGGGTGGTCTGGGCAATGTCTCACGCGTGATCATACGTCCACCGGGGCAGAGTGGCAAGGCCAAGCGCGGGCATCTTTGTTTCGATGCTGCCTTCGAGACGGGCAATCTGGGCAAAGCCGATCTCATTGGCGACTTTGAATACGACTTATTTTTACGGCCAGACACTTGTAATCCACGCTTTCGTTTCTGGTTCAATTTCACGGTGGACAATGTGAAGCAAGATCAGCGCGTACTCTTCAATATCGTCAACATAAGTAATCCGcgaaatttattcaattcttcGCTAGTGCCGTTGGTAAAGTCTTCGAGTCGTCCCAAGTGGCAACGCTTGCCGAAGAAGAATGTTTTCTACTATCGCTCGTTGTTGCATCAAAATCATTATGTGCTGAGTTTTGCATTCTCCTTCGATAAGGAAGATGACGTCTATCAATTTGCAGTTGCACCGCCTTACAGTTACTCGCGACTGCAATCGTATTTGAATGTGATTGATGCACGACAGACGGAGCAGCGATTCGTACGCAGTGTGCTGACGAAGAGTGTG CAAAATCGAAATCTCGACCTGCTCACCATCGATCACGTTACCGCCAAATTGAAGGCGTCTCGACTAGACCGCGGTTTCATACGCGTCATTGTGATTTTGTGCCGCGTACATCCCGGTGATGCGCCGGCCTCCTTTATGTGCCAAGGGTTCATTGAGTTTATCACTGGCAATCACCCGATTGCAGTTTTGCTGCGCGACAATTTCGTCTTCAAGATAGTGCCGATGGTAAATCCGGATGGCGTCTTCTTGGGCAACAATCGTTGCAATTTGATTGGACAGGATTTGAATCGCACCTGGCATGTGGCCACTGAGTTTTCACATCCCACTTTGTATGCGATAAGGAATATGCTCAAGGAACTGGACAATTCCGAT ATTTATCAAATTGACTTCGTGATCGACCTACATGCGAATCCCAGTCTGCATGGTTGCTTTATTTACGGCAACACATACGAGGATGTCTATCGACATGAGCGTCATCTGGTGTTTCCGCGTTTGTTCGCCGCCAATGCGCCCGATTACGTCGCCGAGAATACAATGTACAACGCGGACGAGAAGAAAGTTGGTTGCGCGCGCCGTTATTTCTGTGAGCGTCTTAGCGATACGGTTAACGCCTACACCGTGGAGGTCTCCATGAGCGGCCATTACTTAAAGGATGGCAAAACTGTAGCGCTCTACAACGAAGATGGCT ATTACCGTTGCGGTCGTAATTTGGCGCGCACTTTCCTGCACTACTACCGTTTTATCAATGTGCTGCCCACGCCGGTGGTGACTGAGGCGCGCTTACGTCGACGCAATCGTCCGCGCACGCATCACTCACGTTCACGCTCGCGCACACGTTACGAAGTGAAGCCGCGGCCGAAGACAACGCGCTGCTACGCACCCATTGCGTACACGAATCTCTCCATCCACTACGACTCTGGCGGCTCTTCCGACGAGGGCGGCTTCTCACCCACGCGTCCCATAGCGCCGGGCAGCAGTCTCTTCAGTGGCTATCGTAACTATCGACGCATGCACGGCAGCTCGGCGGTGACGCACGATCAATACGCGCTGCTGGCGCTCAAGTCAACGAAACACGATCACCTGGGCGACTTTGGCGGCGCGGGCCGAGCGCATGCCTATCAGCCAACGCGTGCGGCAACGGCTGAGAAGTCAAGCAAATCGGTGACCTTTGAGCAGCCGCTGAATGTGCCACCGAAGCCGTACTTATCCATCATCGATCTCAATCAGCTGACGCGCGGCAGTTTGGACCGCAAGTCGAGCAGCTTCGATGCCGATCATCGTTGA
- the LOC105218530 gene encoding phosphoribosyl pyrophosphate synthase-associated protein 2 isoform X5: protein MDTSSASDIVLIHGNSHPDLANKVAERMGIKSGGCSVFHKTNRETMVEIGDSVRGKDIYIIQTGTKDANNNIMELLIMAYACRTSSARSIVGVIPYLPYSKQCKMRKRGCIVSKLLAKMLCTSGLTHIITMDLHQKEIQGFFDIPVDNLRASPFLLQYIQESIPDYRNSVIVARNPNSAKKATSYAERLRLAIAVIHGEQKEAESDEVDGRYSPPPVSTYSDLIGNTVEMCSCSPSNSRARTISVSVGVPEHPPKVKPPLTIVGDVKGRIAIMVDDLIDDVQAFVDAASLLKENGACKVYLLATHGLLSSDAPRLIEESSIDEVVVTNTIPHEIQKLQCHKIKTIDISILIAEAIRRIHNKESMSYLFRNVTLED, encoded by the exons ATGGATACGTCATCCGCTTCGGATATTGTGCTGATCCATGGCAACTCACATCCAGATCTCGCCAACAAAGTGGCCGAGCGCATGGGCATAAAGAGCGGCGGTTGCTCCGTCTTTCACAAAACCAATCGCGAGACGATGGTGGAAATCGGCGATTCGGTACGCGGCAAAGACATCTACATCATACAAACGGGCACCAA AGATGCCAATAACAACATCATGGAGTTGCTCATAATGGCGTACGCTTGCCGGACATCTTCGGCGCGTTCCATAGTTGGCGTTATTCCATACCTACCCTATTCGAAGCAATGTAAAATGCGTAAACGCGGTTGCATCGTGTCGAAGTTGTTGGCGAAG ATGCTGTGCACCTCCGGCTTAACGCATATAATCACAATGGATTTGCATCAAAAAGAGATACAAGGATTTTTCGATATACCAGTTGATAATTTGCGCGCTTCACCATTTCTGTTGCAATATATACAGGAGAGT ATCCCTGACTACCGCAATTCGGTGATTGTGGCGCGTAATCCCAACAGCGCCAAGAAGGCGACATCGTACGCCGAACGCTTGCGACTCGCCATCGCAGTCATACACGGCGAACAGAAGGAGGCCGAAAGTGACGAGGTCGACGGGCGCTATTCACCGCCGCCAGTGAG TACATATAGCGATTTGATAGGAAATACAGTTGAAATGTGCTCCTGTTCTCCTAG CAACAGCCGTGCGCGCACGATCAGCGTGTCGGTGGGCGTGCCGGAGCACCCACCGAAGGTCAAACCGCCACTAACCATTGTCGGTGATGTCAAGGGACGCATAGCGATTATGGTG GACGATCTAATCGACGATGTGCAGGCTTTCGTTGATGCAGCATCGTTGCTGAAGGAGAACGGCGCATGCAAAGTTTACTTATTGGCTACACACGGTCTGCTCAGCTCAGATGCACCCAGACTGATCGAGGAGTCCTCCATCGATGAG GTTGTTGTTACCAATACCATTCCACACGAGATTCAAAAGCTGCAGTGTCATAAGATCAAAACCATTGACATTTCCATACTGATTGCCGAGGCTATACGTCGCATACACAATAAGGAGTCCATGTCATATCTCTTCCGCAATGTAACGCTGGAGGATTAA